In the genome of Phragmites australis chromosome 9, lpPhrAust1.1, whole genome shotgun sequence, the window GATTGATTTCACGTGTGTGAAATACGTATATAATTGCTAGTTTCACTAATGATCAAAATTAGATAAGATAGATGATCTCAACCGACTCACTCATAGATGGAACTCAAAAAGATAGATACGACCATTCTGATCCCTCTCACCAAACACATCAGACCACGGCTCGGCATGTCACAACGACAGTCGAACTGCCAAAGTCGGAGGCCAGTAGGCCACAAGTGGTGGCCGAGGAGGCAGACGTAGCTGGCGTGGGGGCAGTCCGTTAAGGAGGGCAGCTGCACGATGTGAATGCGTTGGGGTGTAGTACTGATGCGACCGAAATGCAGAGACAGTCAGATCGCCGCGAGCCGGCGGCGTTTCTAAAAGTATGGTAAGCGCATGTCCTTTTCCATCCAGTTCTTGAGTAGAGTAGCTAAATGCTAAAACTGTcgcattgcagtatgttgaaaaCTGAGTTCAGGTACAATGGTTATTTCGCAGATCTCACCAGGATACAGTACTGTTTCCACACTGTGCTTGAAAGATTAATGCAAGACCCTAATCATCTAGAGTTCTAGACAGTGAGAGCCTTTCAACCTGGATGCCAGAATAAGGGAAGAAAATTGGGGGACAACATTGACAAGTGGAAAGATGCAAAATCACTCCCCTTTCTTGCCGGTGACACCTGCAACAACCTGCACAAGTACCAAATGACAAGGAGTTAAACGTTTGTCTAAATTTTCAATAGCCCATATAAGTAGTAACACGCTAAAAGCATGTAAGCGGCGGAGGGTAGATGGTATCATTGTTCACGCGTATGAAATCTGGAAATGGCAGGTGAACTATGGCATGTCCTGAAAATTGACAACACAAGGATGCAATTATGCAAGGCAAAGTTTAAACAGATGCTAATGCTCTGTGCAATTCAATCGGAGCTACCAGTAAAGTATTTAGAGCTCATGTTTTGGCATTCTTTTAGCCAAGTTGGCTTGGAGGAACCAAATAGGAAGTTCATTCAGTAAGGCTTCGATGGCGTAAATAAACATTCTGATTGGGATAATGGTAAGAATTTAATGGAAACAATGCTAATTGTTTATGAAATTGAACCAGCACACACAAGACAACCCAAAAATGGAGGAAATCACATACATCATTTAGAGGAGGTGGAagaactttttctgcagtctcCCAAGAATCCAAGATTGGCCTGACAACTGCTGGAAGAAAGAGACCTGAAATTGCAAATTGTAAGGTCAGCTGAAATCAGTTGGTAGAAGGATGGCCAGAGTGCTAGCTCTTCTGCATATAAGTAATTCTATTGGCTCAAGCAGCCAAGTCAGAAATCTAAGGAATCAAGTTTGCTCTAATGTGTTTTCACAGAGGAAAAAATTGTTCTAGTTTCTTTCTGAAATGTCAAACTACATAAGAACAGTTTGGTTCATGGCCACGGGCTAGCACTCAAATTGTTATGTTCTACAGATGATAGAATGTTAAAATGGGGCTTGCCACAGAAGGCGCTTTCTATTTGACCACTTTCCGGGCACCAAATTTCTGGGCAGAAAATACAAGGGAGAAAAATGAACACCTAGTGCTTGCGATGCTCCACAATAAATCTTGACTACAGTGGTTGTAAACAAAATCCATCCAGTTGCCACACAAAAATGTAAACCTGAGATGCATTAGCTTTTTAGTTGCCATTGTTGCGCATGCAACACAGTATGACCAACCATGGCTGTTTTGAGGCCATGAACAATAAGGGTGCATCGTGCTTCAAAACATGCTTGTAAATTAGCAATAACTATGCACAACTAAATAACGTCAATGAAAGAACAGTATAAGCAAGTCGTAACAGCAATAAAGTCTTGTAGTCTGCTAAAGAGCAGAGGGATAATACTACTATTTAATCAAACTTGATGGCAAGGAATTGTGAAGGATCAATTCAGGAAATCAATTGCTAGTACAATGGTAGAAAAAAAGGTTAAGTTCAACCAATGCAATCCAAATGAGTCTCTGAATCATCGACATTCCAGGTTTCTTTGAAATAAACACGAGTCTCCATTCCACAAACAAGTAAACTTGACAAAAGCTATTCATATGCCATGTGACCGGAAAACTTCGCATGAAACAGCCAATTTCTACAGGCCACtttggtatatatatattgtctatttcatAGAGAGACGCCTCATTGGTAGTGAATTCGGAACCTTTTTAACACCCTTCAAGTTTGTAACAGACAACCTAATGCTAACTACATCCACAAACAATGCAAGGGTATTATTTTTAGTACAATTTCAGAGGAAATGGAAATCCGGAATAATTATTTTGGCATGAGATTAGAGACCCCTTATCACGAACCACCTATATCAACGAAATGCAGAAGATGGAATACTTTCAGTGGGATCAGCAACGGATATCTCCAATAGGCCCAAATAGATTTGCTTAActaaaaagtgaaaaaaagTGAGGAAATGTCTAGTGTGCAAGCACACGTTGAACCAAAGTCGCTGTCGCAGTGTTATATGTTGTGTCCGTAATTACAGTGAACTACTCAACGGTGACTTTTTTTCTCTTCGCAGTTAACACTACAATCAAGTGTGTGGCTTATGAGTTATGAAACCAGCTGAATCATGCGATATGGGCAGCGGTACCAAACAGGGCCAGTGATTCGCAGTTAAGCATTATGCAC includes:
- the LOC133929324 gene encoding uncharacterized protein LOC133929324 isoform X1, with product MGVMEKLKIFVVKEPVVAASCLIAGFGLFLPAVVRPILDSWETAEKVLPPPLNDVVAGVTGKKGE